Within the Mus caroli chromosome 10, CAROLI_EIJ_v1.1, whole genome shotgun sequence genome, the region ctgagccaggcCTGCGGAGACCCGGCGGCCTCAGGGACCGGCCTGTCCAGACCGGCCAGGTCCTGCAGCGGGTTTCAGGGGCGGCCACAAGTGTGACTGGGAGCTGGGGGCTCTGGACCTGGTTGGAAGATTCAGGGCCGGGAACTGGGGCGAGTCTTCTGCCGCTTGCATACAAGAGGGCCACTCACCTATTAGGGAACTAGCCCCGGATCGGTGGAGGGATCCGCTGGTCCCAGAGAATTGAGGAAGGCAGCTGTTAGAACCTAGACTGCACCTTTTTGACGTACACCCAGGCCTAAACAAGAGaaagccagactgggctacagtgGTTGTCTCCTCAAAAGAAAGAGCTAGGACTGTTTAGCTCAGTGGCAGGAATTCAACtgataccaccaccaccatcaccaactctgcccctcagggaaaaaaaagatcaaaaccaGAAGTTGTAGAACTTGCTTGTGCCTAGTCTGAAATGAAGGTGTGGACCTTGGGCCCAGGCTGCCCTACTGTTAGCAGAGCAGAGATTCAGTACAAGGTAGGGGGAGGTTCAGGGTATTAGCAAGAGAAGAAAAGTTAAACAAGTCCTCTCTTCAGCTCTCCTGCCACGCCCCAAGCCCAGGACCCTGTCCACTAAGCCTAGCTGATCTTGGGACGTGTTTGCTCTGACTGAAGTGGCCAAGGAGGAGTGAGTCAGCTCCACGAGACCCTGGAAATGAGGAAATGTTACAGACACACTGGCCAGGCAAGGGAACCTTGGCCACGTGccatgtcagcactcaggaggcagagacaggcgagtctctctgaatttgaagccagcccagTCTGCTTAGTTCCGTGCCAGCcatagctacacagtgagaccctgtgtgtcccccccacccccaccaaaaagGGAGCTGTGTTGTCCTTTATCAGTGGGGCCGACAGTTTACCATGTCCCCCGGAGTGAGGAACTCCGGTGTTGAAGgctggcggggggaggggggcacctGTGCGTGAATCTGAGTCCTTCCTTCTCACCCACCATCCAGGTGAAGTCCCAGCTTGAAGcgaaagaaaatcagaagtttGATGTCTTTAAAGCCATATCCTTCAAGAGACAGATAGTGGCTGGCACCAACTTCTTCATCAAGGTGGGTACTTGATAGTCGCTTGGCATGAACTGGGGACATAGTCTCAGAGTAGAGCAGAGTGTCCTGCAACTTCCTGCAGAGAACCCCTTAAGGGGACTTGTACATGTTCTGAGAGGATGAATTTGGGGGTGTTAGGGTTCCCGGCCTTAAAGGAGGAGACAAGGGTTATCACCGGCTAAGTTAGTGGCTGGTGTCCTGTTCTGGCTCAGTTTCTAAGGCTGGGTTAAGCCTGGAGCTGGAACCTTACCTTTCACTcacaggtctgtctgtctgtctcttcctccaggTTGATGTGGGTGAAGATAAATGCGTGCACTTGAGGGTGTTTCAGCCCCTCCCTCATGAAAACAAGCCTCTGACCCTGTCCTCTTACCAGACCAACAAAGAAAAGCATGATGAGCTCTCATACTTCTGATCCGGGGATTCCTTTGCACCTGTGTTTGGGACCACGCAGTAAAACACCCCTCCATGATGGAGAGAAGGGAGTTGAGCAAGTTTCTTTTGTGATTCTCAAACTGCGTTGTATTTTGCATCCttccaaataattattttcagaaaactgTATATGAtctctctaaatatatatttttagagaCTATACGAACTGTGtccttagttttaatttttccccctttgtttgaaaaaaatcactgtcacaccaggcagtggtggctcatgcctttaatcccagtactcaggaggttaaggccagactggtcggtcttctgagtgagttccaggacagccaggctacacagagaaaccctgtctccaaacaaacagaTCACAGTTATAATGTAGATATACCAAGAAAGGGCAAGTGATGTGTTTATTTTACTTCTACATTTATTTACCGACGGATATGCTCATGAGCATATACGTTCATGCCGCGGTGCACATTGGAGGTCCGGGGACAACCTGCTGGAGgtgagtctctccttccaccatattgcttcctgggattgaactcaggtcatgaggaaTGACAGCAAGTGTCTTTAGCCACTGAACCGTATATAAACTGGTACCAATAAAGATGCGGAGACATCTGTATAGTGTACGGCTGTTAACCTTTTGCTAGGGCAGTCTTTGAGCTAGCCATACAGCCGACTTCCCTGCCATTGCGTCCTCACCATGTGGCTCTCTCTGCTTTACCTCCCTACATGGCTTCCATTCTGGTGGGTCTTCTGTCTTTTTGCCCTACTTCTGCCCCAGCTTCAGCCCCACAAGCTCTTTATTCATCATCCAATCTGAGCCAATCAGCAGCCAGACTGTGCTCCGCACTGTTGCCAATTGGCCAGACTGAGGATCACGTGACTTCCACAAGGCAGTTTGCGTTTTCTTTTTGGGCAGGTGAGGAAGCCCGATTTACATATCCTGGCGCTGCCAACATAGCAATTAACAATTGAGAATACAGGAACACACCTCCATAGCCAATTGATTCAACACGTATGGGGATGGGTCATCCCAACAATTCATAGCTGAAGTGACCCAGCGGGTAGAGTCTCTTCTGTGATAGACATGACCTGCGCTAGCCTGGGAAAGTCTTTCGGATCTAGGGCACGGTAGTGACCATGTTCGCCGAGTCATAGCACCTAGGTGGGAGAGTCAGGACCGCACCTAGCATCCACCCTTCCAGTATTGCTCATCCCAGCCAGGGCTATCCGTTCCCATGGCTCAGTCTCCTCCGATGAAAGGTTTTGAGGGAGTCACCAGGCTGCAGGGATGCATTCATGTGTTGACACACCACAGTTGTCAGCTACACACTTCAGAGCACAACCTGGACCTTTGTGTTCCTAAGTGGAGGCGTCCTGACCAGTCAACCTTCCAGAACCTGCTTCCCTTAGGAAGGCCAGTGCTCTCCCGTGCAGGTCAGTGTCCTGAcccttagaccaggctggatgAAGACGGGTGACATACTTGAGTTCAGAGTCATGCTGCAAACACAGTCCTGAGGTCTGCTGAACTGTAGTCACCTTCAAAGCCCCTTGAGACTGTCTGCAGACAGACTTTTGAACCCTGGTGATAAGGACAGTGAGGGGCCTCCAGTGAGctcccagagctggggagtggGTGGTGCAGTGAATAGTGGGCTCAGCCTCCTGTGCCACACAGGGCCTCAAGAACAAGCCTGTATCTCAGAGGTGCCTGCTGAGCATTCGCCATGATTGGAGCCCCAGCACCAAAGACAGCAGACAGTGAAAACATGCATAGTGGCCAGGCGGTGGTAGTGAGGctgagtggatctctgtgaatttgagtctAACCTGGTCTAAGAGAATTTCAAGACGGCAGAAGCTGTCTGtgtacagagaaagcctgtctcaaaaatcaaagtaaacaaaaaaccaaaccagaaaaacCATACAAAGTGAAACCTGCTTTGCTCTCGAGACCTGACATGTTCCCACTCAGTGCATGAGACAGCAGGTAATGAAGATGCCTCTGAGGGTGTAAGAAGGGGCCAATATGTCATCCAAAGGGAGATGAGTCAGCAGCTGTGGCTGGAAATCCCCTCTTCCTACAATGAGCAACCAGAGTAGGCAGACGCTGTGCTTAGGATTAGAAGTTGTGGAAGCAGGATACACGGAGCAAGGTCACTGTAGGACCATGGATACAAGCTGTAGTTGACAGGGGGCCTGATACGGACATGGGTGGGTATGGTGGATTGAATAGGTATGGACCCCATAGATTCAAGTGTATAAAGGCTTgaccatagggagtgacactattaggaagtatggctttATGTCCTTGTGTAGGTAGGCTTTGAGagctcctatgctcaggctccgcTCAGTGTGGaaagtctcctcctggctgcctttggatcaagatgtagaactctcggctcctctagcaccatgtctgcccaaaccctgccatgcttcccgccatgatgataatggactagacctctgaacctgtaagccagccccaatgaaatgttgccctttgtaagagttgctgtggtcatggtgtctcttcccaacaatagaaaccctcactaagacagtgGGTAAAGTGATTTCTACAAGGTAGCCAGCCTCATCAAATGCTTCCCCCGGAGAGGATGGAGGAGACAGCAGACTGGAGGTTGCTGGGACACTGTGATACCAGGACCACAGACCCAGGGTGTGCACCATGAGAGCTGAAGAGCTGATTAACTCCTGCAGGAAATGTATAGCAGAACCATATCACCTCAGGCCATCCCGGAGCTCACAGCATGCTGGTGAGATGctgctgctttttgtttgtttgtttgtttttggtgttttgggttttttgagacagggtttctctgtgtaaccctggctgtcctagaactcactctgtagaccaggctggcctcgaacaaattcacctgcctctgcctccccagtgctgggattaaagccgtgcgccaccactgcccagtgatgCTAAAGCCTTGTTATGTTCAGACTCcgttttagagaacctgacctaagtttgaactcaggtaaactaacaggctggtatctagcattagtttccaagttgccccccaacaaaacctaagcctagctccagtctctaggctaatccccaacaagaccagagtctccaggttacacccttaacaagaccagtgtctctaggttattcccccaacaaacctgcaccccagattacaagcccaccccctgcctaatgaccaccaatgcaggggggagcagaagttaagtttatgataggACTCCCAACACCAGCCAATTGTGTTAAAGGCCATaatagctttccaattagatgttCACACAGCATTGCTTGCTGCTTACTTACTATAAAGCCTTACCCCAATAGACATTCGGGGATCCccaccaccaaaactgtcctgcGTGACAGTGGTGCATTGGGGCAGCCCTAGCTAGCCataatagaataaagaccctgctgtgagttgcatcaaaTCAGCTCCTGTATGTGTTTTTGGGGGAATCACTAACATTTCTCTGGCACAACACTGGAggctattagattttttttcctcacctgAGAAAACAAGGGAAGGACGAGCTCTGTGGCCTCTGGCTCTGTGTGTGGTGAGGTAGGGCATCAGAACTAGGAGGGAGCATGTGATTGGGCAGAGTGGCTCATCCATGGTAACCAGAAGGCcgatggaggcaggaagggaccAAGGAGGTCCAGTTATGTACTTCAAAGGCACAGCCCCAGTGACCTCcttcctccagccaggccccTCCTCCTAAAGGTGGTTTATCTATGGATTCATTCTTGGATTAGCCATTGATGAAGTCACCCTCCCATGCAGGTCACCTCAGAACACTGCTGTGGGACCAAGCCTCCAGTCTAAGAgtctttgggggggggtctttctttctttctttctttctttctttctttcttccttccttccttccttccttccttccttccttccttccttcctttctttctttaaaaaagatttatttatttatttttatgtatatgagtacactgtagctgtacagatggttgtgagccttcatgtggttgttgggaattgaattttggacctctgctcactccggtcaaccccgcttgctcagtccctgcttgctctggcccaaagatttatttattattatatctaagtgcaCTGTAGTTGgccttcagacgcaccagaagagggcgtcagactcattccgggtggttgtgagccaccatgtggttgctgggatttgaactcaggaccttcagaagagcagtgctcttacctgctgagccatctcgccaggcCTGGAGGGTGTTTCACACCTAAACCACAGCAGACAAGTCAGGTGGTGTGAATGAGAGGTGGGGGCCTGATGGGTGGGTAAAAGGAGCCATGTTCCCTTTGAGATCTGAGAAGGAGGTCATGGGAGCTGAGGGGTGCCTCCGACTTCCCAGACTGTAGAGAATGAAGGCACGTGCTGGGAGAGAGCTCTGAAGGAGGGAGCACAGACATGGCCGGAAGGCCTCAAAAATTCCTTGGGAGCCATGTGGAGACATTCTGCTTGCAGGATCTGAACCAGAAGAACCAGAGCTAATGACTTGGAGGCCTAGCAAGCTGCTGGTTAGAAAGCCCAACCTTCTATACCAATAAAGATGCTGGGTCCCCAGCCTCACTAGATGCTCATTTTGGAACAGTGGGCAGGCAACAAAGTCACACCCTCACTAAGGACTTATGATGGGCTATGACCCTTCTAGACACTGGAATGCAGATGTTCTTATGATTTTGATGGACGTACCTTGCCTCAGAGTGTCCTACCTGAGCAATGTGAACAAAAGACTCAGAGTTAAGCAAAGCCATTCATTGCTTGTGGCACCCTATGGTAGGTGAGGCCTCTCCCTGTACCTAGGGTCAAGCCCTGCCCCAGAAGCTGGCACCTGCCTGACATCTCACCACCTCTGTCCCCTTGGAAGGAAAATGATTGGCATGTGTCAGTGTTGTTCAGGCTGACAGCATCACCATGCTGTTTCGAGCACCAGCACCACATTTAAGTCCAGATGGGAGAGACAGGTGAAGGATACCTTGCCACAGCATAGGCAAGAATGGACTGctccggctggagagatggctcagcagttggaagtactgaccgctcttccgaaggtcctgagttcaaatcccagcaaccacatggtggctcacaaccatctgtaatgagatctgatgccctcttctggtgtgtctgaagacagctacaatgtacttgcatataataaaaaaataaatctttgggctggagtgatcAGGGCTGGAATGAgcggaggtcctgagtttgattcccagcggccacatgaaggctcacaaccatttgtacagctacagtgtactcatatacattgttttatgtataaatctttaaaaaaaagagtgagctGCTCCAAGCTGGGGTTTGTGTGGCCAAGGAGGTTTGAAGGTGCTCACTCTGCCTCCACATATGAACCCAGCCTCTTGACAGACGTTCCTCAATGCTGCCCTGGTGGGAATGGAATTGAGAAAGTACTAATTAAAGGGTACTCCTTCCCAAGAGCCTCAGGCCTTCGCTCGGGATCTCAGAGCCAAGCAGCAAGCACTGGGACCCAGCCCTCAGGCATCAAGAGGTCTCAGTTACTGTTCTGAAGGATTTGCATCCAGTGTCTTCATTTAGTTGGGTGGAGTAGCATGTACTGGGCTGGGTGAAGTCTGAGAGGCCTAGCAGGGCAGCCAGGAATGTTAACAGTGTCCTTGGCCACAGGGAGAAGAGTCAGCTGGTGTCACCACACCCTCCTGCTCTTCAGCCTGCACTGGAAAGAGGTGCAGTTAGGTGCTGCTGATTAGATGACATTAGAGCCCTTTAAGCCACTGATAATAATGCATGCAATCTTAATTGGATGCATGTCGTGCAAGGGGAAAATTGCAGACCTGAGGGGAGGAATCATTCCATTACCCGCGTATGCAGGAGCCCTAATGGGTTGTTTGGAGGTAGCATAACTGTTCCTGCCTGGATGACAACAGAGTCACTGGAGAAGCAGAACAGGGTAGGTTCTGTGGACGAGGCTAGGAGCCACCATGCATAACGCCCTGTGGTGGTTCTGATGGGAGGCAGATAGGGAGCCACAGGAGGGCTGGGAGCAGAGAAGGAGATCAGCTTGTTGCAGAGACATGCCTAGCAGCCAAGGTTGGATGCTAGGAGCAGCCAGGAGAGGCTGTCTGCTGTAGGCCAAACTTTAATAGctggggccgggtgtggtggtgcatgcctttaatcccagcactcagaaggcagaggcaggcagatttctgattttgaggccagcctggtctacagagtgagttccaggacagccaggattacacagagaaaccctgtctcaaaaagccaaaaaaaaaaaaaaaaaaaagaaaaaaaactgggtttgggctggggagacagttcagtggttaagagcaccaactgctcttccagaggtcctgagtttaattcccagcaaccacatggtggctcacaaccatctgcaatgggatccgatgtcctcttctggtgtgtagctgaagatagctacagtgtcctcatcattaaaagaaaaaaaaaaaaaagctgggtttAAAGTggacagtggtggcccacacctttaattctggcacttgagaggcaggtgtaggtggatttctgtgagttggcATGGTCTATAAaaatagttccaggacagccatggctacacagagaacaccccccccccttttttaaataCCTGGGTCCATGCCTGTGCACAGGCACCAAGCATATTGTCCAGAAATTGTCACAACCAATGGCTTAAACATCAAGAACTAATCCTCTGACAGTTTTGTTGCCTTAGGTAAAAAAAATCCAGGAGTGGGCAAGGGTTGGTGGGGACACTCTTTCCGTAGGCATTGTGTCTGCTGCCCTTGCTGCCCACACACTGgtgctcctgcccctgcccctgccctggctCTGGGCTGCCCTCCTCCAGTCTCCTGCTTCCATATCCCAACTTCTGTGTCTCCAAATTTCCTTTCTGCAAGGACAGCAGTCATGGGTTGAACACTGCCACCTAATCCAACACGGCCACCAATTCCCTATCAACCGCTTCATTCTAAAAGAGGTCGTGGGCACAGGCCTGGGGTGTCAAGATGGGGACATTCTTGTAGGGACTCAATTAACCCTGGGTCGCTGTCACAGTGAATACCAGGGTCGGAGCTGCTTctatctgatgccctgttctcaCCCACCAGGTTCTGCTCATGCCCACTGCCACAGAAAAGCCATCCCAGGAAGTGAGGGCAGCTTATCCTTCTGGTTGATCTGGGCAGTGATGGCCTGAGAGCTCCAGCAGCTGCAGGCACATCTGCAGGGACCGAGTGCATTCCTCCCCTGCTGCCCTCAGCTGTGCCCCAGATCCAGCCCAGATGAGTGGTACTCTCCTCAGTGAGGAGGCTGGAGGGAGACCTCAGGCCAGACCCTTCAGGTCCCTTGTCCTGGCTCAGGGACTACTCTGTGCTCCTGGGGACCTTGTTTGGAAGGAATGTGTTGATCTAGTTCTCCAGGGGTAGGGCCGAGGAGTTCCATGGCCCTGGACTGTAATGTACTAACCACGGACCATGTTCTTGTTAAGACACCAGACGTGAGGCAGGGTCCCAGTGCAGCCTGTCCTCATCCTAACTGTGGTGTTTGGAAGACCTCACCAGGGGAGCAGACATCTACCTAGAGTTAATTTACTCTCCACTTGCATTTTACAGCCACATCCTGACTTCTCATTCTGAGTGGGTCAACCACTGTGATGTGCCATATTGCAACAAGGGATCAGAGTGGTGGTGTCAGGACCCTCTGTCCTCTCCCGCTTCCCTGGCTGGGTTCTGGACACCCTTCAAGTGTGGGTAAAGCCATGCCACAGGGAAGCATTGATGGCCTGGGTCAGCCTCTGGAGGGAAGAAGCACTGCCACTGACTAGCTTAGCCTGGTCCTGATAACTCCCTGAGGTAGTGAAAGTCTGGCTTAGCAAGCACTGGCCAGGTCTCTAGGCTCCCTGCCCTCACACAGAGTTGAAGGCAACAGATGGCACAAGACCCCACCAGGTCGCAGGGGCAAACTGGCAAGTCAGAATTGGACTCAGCAAGGGCCAGAAGTGCTCAGGAGAGACCAGATGCACAGGAGGGAGCTGTCCCCAGGGACTGTAATGACCAGATCTTGCTGGCAGTCTAATGAGGCCTAGAAACCCACAAGTCCTCTGGCTACTACACATCCTGGGACCTCCtgtcccacctcccttccctctgctgcTCTTGCTCTAGCAAGGGCATGTCCTTCACTACTGGCTGGACACTTGGATGACCTTGACTTCCTAGTCCAGGCACCAGCTTGGAACCCTTGAGGGTAGTGAGCTGGAAGCTGGCCTTCCTCCCCTCCCGAGGGGAGACCTTGAGTTGGGTGAGATTAACTGTGAGCCTCAGGGGGAGGTTCGACTCAGATCCAGGGAGAGATGACCAACTCAAGACCCCCACCCTACACCACTGTTGTCTCAGGATGTGTCCCCCTAAGGAATGGCCTCCAAAGATGGCCATATCCTGGAACCTGCAGAGATGGTACCTGGCATGGCAAAGGCTCTGATGACAGGATTCAATGGAGGTCTCAAGCGGTAGGTGATCCTAATTGCTGTGGGGTCCAGTGTCACACATTAGGAAGCGGGAAGGTCTGAATCGCGAGACTTGGAAGATGCTGCTTCCAATAGCAAACAGAAAAAGGGCCACAAGCCAAAGTGCTTCAGCCTTGTGCCTGGCACTTTCAGAAGCAGCTGGTGCTGCCATCTCATCTGAATACACCCAGCCTCTCGCTATC harbors:
- the Cstb gene encoding cystatin-B, with the protein product MMCGAPSATMPATAETQELADQVKSQLEAKENQKFDVFKAISFKRQIVAGTNFFIKVDVGEDKCVHLRVFQPLPHENKPLTLSSYQTNKEKHDELSYF